One genomic window of Elaeis guineensis isolate ETL-2024a chromosome 2, EG11, whole genome shotgun sequence includes the following:
- the LOC105050223 gene encoding chitin-inducible gibberellin-responsive protein 1: MDSHQLFKYGLTGADVSCEFPSPRTLAYTEWALGPIKFGTGNSPNSPLSSKFESVLSNSQEQHSSTESISGVSLSQYSPLETNSSFKQTHIHRSECVQVPSNSSYAVSSQSMRHALQEIETVLMAPDTDETTTSTNLESDENKQPQLRKQPSTTWSHESCMEPPAVVQPQYISGRYSKPSHEARPEKRLREMREFPQNDVKQMLIRCAEALTENKINEFEMLVQEARSYVSIFGEPIQRLGAYMLEGLVARHESSGTNIYHALRCQQPESKELLSYMRILYDICPYFKFGYMAANGAIAEALRHEDRIHIIDFQIAQGTQWVTLIQALAARPAGPPHVRITGIDDPVSEYARGDGLQLVGKMLSDMSKKFNIPLEFNALTVYGPQVTREMLDIRPGEALAVNFTLQLHQTPDESVDVNNPRDGLLRMVKGLSPKVTTLVEQESNTNTTPFLMRFLETLDYYSAMFESIDVTLPRDNKERIHVEQHCLAKDIVNIIACEGKERVERHELLGKWRSRLTMAGFKPYPLISYVNSVIKTLLGYYSDKYTLVEKDGAMLLGWKNRNLISASAWY; encoded by the coding sequence ATGGACTCACATCAGCTTTTCAAATATGGATTGACTGGTGCAGATGTATCTTGTGAATTCCCTTCTCCAAGAACTCTAGCATATACTGAATGGGCGTTGGGTCCTATTAAATTTGGTACAGGGAACTCGCCCAATTCTCCTCTTTCTAGCAAGTTCGAATCTGTACTGAGCAACAGTCAGGAGCAGCATAGCTCCACAGAGAGCATCTCAGGGGTCAGCCTTTCCCAGTATTCACCACTAGAAACCAACAGCTCATTCAAGCAAACCCATATTCATCGTTCAGAGTGTGTCCAGGTACCATCTAATTCATCTTATGCAGTTTCTAGTCAAAGCATGAGGCATGCTTTACAAGAGATTGAAACTGTTCTTATGGCTCCTGATACTGATGAGACAACAACTAGTACCAATCTGGAGtctgatgaaaacaaacaacctcaGCTCAGAAAGCAGCCATCAACGACTTGGAGCCATGAGTCTTGCATGGAACCTCCTGCTGTTGTCCAGCCCCAGTATATTTCTGGCAGATATTCAAAGCCAAGCCATGAAGCCCGTCCTGAGAAACGTCTTAGAGAGATGAGGGAATTTCCACAGAATGATGTGAAACAGATGTTGATCAGGTGTGCTGAAGCTTTGACTGAGAACAAGATAAATGAGTTTGAAATGCTGGTCCAGGAAGCTCGTAGTTATGTCTCCATTTTTGGAGAACCAATCCAGCGTCTGGGTGCTTACATGCTAGAAGGCTTGGTGGCAAGACATGAGTCTTCTGGCACCAACATCTACCATGCCCTGAGGTGCCAACAGCCTGAAAGCAAAGAACTTCTTTCCTACATGCGGATCTTGTATGATATCTGCCCCTACTTCAAATTTGGTTACATGGCAGCCAACGGAGCAATTGCTGAAGCACTGAGGCATGAGGACAGGATCCACATTATAGACTTCCAAATTGCTCAAGGGACTCAGTGGGTCACTCTAATACAGGCACTAGCTGCTCGGCCTGCTGGTCCTCCACATGTTCGGATCACAGGGATCGATGATCCAGTGTCAGAGTATGCCCGAGGAGATGGTTTGCAGCTTGTTGGGAAGATGCTATCTGATATGTCCAAGAAGTTCAACATCCCTTTGGAGTTCAATGCCCTCACCGTCTATGGGCCGCAGGTCACAAGAGAAATGCTAGACATTCGACCAGGTGAAGCACTTGCTGTAAATTTTACTCTTCAGCTCCACCAAACCCCTGATGAAAGCGTTGATGTGAATAACCCCAGGGATGGATTGCTTAGGATGGTGAAGGGATTGTCACCAAAAGTGACTACTTTGGTGGAGCAAGAGTCCAACACCAACACAACCCCATTCTTGATGAGATTCTTGGAGACATTGGATTACTACTCTGCAATGTTTGAATCAATTGATGTAACTCTGCCAAGGGATAACAAAGAGAGGATACATGTGGAGCAGCACTGCCTGGCAAAGGACATAGTGAATATCATTGCTTGTGAAGGGAAGGAGAGGGTGGAGAGACATGAGCTGCTTGGGAAGTGGAGATCCAGGCTGACCATGGCAGGATTCAAGCCTTACCCACTTATCTCTTATGTGAATTCAGTGATAAAGACGTTGCTGGGATATTACAGTGATAAGTATACATTGGTGGAGAAAGATGGTGCAATGTTACTGGGTTGGAAGAATAGAAACCTGATCTCAGCCTCTGCATGGTACTGA
- the LOC105050231 gene encoding uncharacterized protein, which yields MEREIPTGVLVSSANAAAIAAEERRRTVPMLPTAASFPAGALPFYAIESGVSSSQIGCSPAPYPDQLDFGFFAEDLAALPQCHLVECIACMDPRLKLKSPKVEPPANGKQAWISPEIGSYGFHRLPGLQSLEPLPEAAKKSPISPRLSGDLISIIELSHKRFHPSSPPTTHAPSPPPPPPLRSPSTCYAFQRRGAAARNLRPAVPSSEIARQRRKRISDRTRILETLMPWERRMDTGTMLQEAHKYVQFLEAQVTALQTMPCSSGFAPVHLPAGRFRGLELLNRQQLLQVMMNSPVVQDMLYQKGLCVFSAEQVAALRQAEEQRPQVIRLLSSSVTK from the coding sequence atggagAGAGAGATCCCGACGGGAGTTCTCGTTTCCTCCGCCAACGCGGCTGCTATCGCCGCCGAGGAAAGGCGGAGGACCGTTCCCATGCTCCCCACCGCTGCAAGCTTCCCGGCCGGAGCCCTGCCATTCTACGCCATTGAATCTGGCGTTTCCTCTTCCCAGATCGGGTGCTCGCCTGCTCCATATCCGGACCAGCTCGATTTCGGCTTCTTCGCGGAGGACCTTGCCGCCCTTCCTCAGTGCCACCTCGTCGAGTGCATCGCCTGCATGGATCCCCGCCTCAAGCTGAAAAGCCCCAAGGTCGAGCCACCGGCGAACGGGAAACAGGCCTGGATCTCGCCGGAGATCGGGTCCTACGGATTCCACCGCCTCCCGGGCCTCCAGTCTCTGGAGCCGCTTCCGGAAGCAGCGAAGAAATCCCCCATTTCACCGCGCCTGTCCGGCGATCTGATCTCCATCATCGAGTTGTCTCATAAGCGGTTCCACCCATCTTCTCCGCCCACAACTCATGCCCCTTCACCACCACCGCCGCCGCCGTTAAGGTCTCCTTCCACTTGCTATGCCTTCCAACGACGAGGGGCAGCAGCGCGAAACCTGAGGCCGGCGGTGCCATCGAGTGAGATCGCGCGACAGAGGCGGAAGAGGATCAGCGACCGGACGCGGATTCTGGAGACGCTGATGCCGTGGGAGCGGCGGATGGACACGGGGACGATGCTCCAGGAGGCGCACAAGTACGTGCAGTTCTTGGAGGCCCAGGTGACGGCGCTCCAGACGATGCCGTGCTCGTCCGGGTTCGCGCCGGTCCATCTCCCGGCGGGCAGGTTCCGTGGGCTGGAGCTGCTGAACCGGCAGCAGTTGTTGCAGGTGATGATGAACTCGCCAGTGGTGCAGGACATGCTGTACCAGAAGGGTTTGTGCGTGTTCTCGGCGGAGCAGGTGGCGGCGCTCCGGCAGGCGGAGGAGCAACGCCCGCAGGTGATCCGGCTCCTCAGCTCCAGCGTCACTAAATGA
- the LOC105050238 gene encoding pentatricopeptide repeat-containing protein At4g18975, chloroplastic isoform X2: MAELGLRLGFRIGFVHSSGFGSDPLWNADYFPPASIRCRPYIHSSTDRSIKLKKSGKKEHHLWMKRESAGSGQKALNLVRIVSKLPNEKEIIYGELDKWTAWETEFPVIATAKALEILRKRRQWLRIIQVTKWLLSKGQVLTMGTYDTLLLAYDMDGRIDEAETVWNMIIQTHTRSVSKRLFSRMISLYDHHHLPDKILEVFADMEELGVKPDEDTVRRIGRAFHESGQPDKQKLVLEKYQKKWKYIHFNGERARVRTADYLVE, translated from the exons ATGGCGGAATTAGGTTTACGTCTAGGGTTTCGAATCGGTTTCGTCCATTCATCGGGCTTCGGGAGCGACCCCTTGTGGAACGCAGATTATTTCCCGCCGGCATCA ATCAGGTGCCGGCCATACATCCATTCTTCAACGGACCGATCAAT AAAGTTGAAGAAGAGTGGGAAAAAAGAACACCATTTATGGATGAAGAGAGAGTCAGCTGGGTCTGGGCAAAAAGCTCTCAATCTTGTTCGCATT GTTTCAAAGCTtccaaatgaaaaagaaattatctatGGAGAATTGGATAAGTGGACTGCCTGGGAGACAGAATTCCCTGTTATTGCGACAGCAAAAGCTTTAGAAATTTTGCGAAAACGAAGACAATGGTTACGAATCATTCAA GTTACCAAGTGGTTGTTAAGCAAAGGTCAAGTACTCACAATGGGAACATATGACACATTGCTACTGGCATATGATATGGATGGAAGGATTGATGAGGCTGAGACTGTCTGGAATATGATCATTCAAACTCACACACGGTCAGTCTCGAAAAGGTTGTTTTCTAGGATGATCTCCTTGTACGACCATCACCACCTTCCAGATAAGATTTTGGAG GTATTTGCAGATATGGAGGAGCTGGGAGTGAAACCCGATGAAGATACTGTCAGGAGGATTGGAAGAGCATTTCACGAGTCAGGCCAACCAGACAAACAGAAGCTGGTTTTAGAGAAGTATCAGAAGAAATGGAAATACATTCATTTTAATGGGGAGCGTGCTAGAGTAAGGACAGCTGATTATTTGGTTGAATAA
- the LOC105050238 gene encoding pentatricopeptide repeat-containing protein At4g18975, chloroplastic isoform X1, translating into MAELGLRLGFRIGFVHSSGFGSDPLWNADYFPPASVKICLLFLIYFPLLSLSRNSFGFEIRCRPYIHSSTDRSIKLKKSGKKEHHLWMKRESAGSGQKALNLVRIVSKLPNEKEIIYGELDKWTAWETEFPVIATAKALEILRKRRQWLRIIQVTKWLLSKGQVLTMGTYDTLLLAYDMDGRIDEAETVWNMIIQTHTRSVSKRLFSRMISLYDHHHLPDKILEVFADMEELGVKPDEDTVRRIGRAFHESGQPDKQKLVLEKYQKKWKYIHFNGERARVRTADYLVE; encoded by the exons ATGGCGGAATTAGGTTTACGTCTAGGGTTTCGAATCGGTTTCGTCCATTCATCGGGCTTCGGGAGCGACCCCTTGTGGAACGCAGATTATTTCCCGCCGGCATCAGTAAAGATTTGCCTTTTGTTCCTTATCTATTTTCCTCTGCTTTCTTTGTCGAggaattcttttggatttgag ATCAGGTGCCGGCCATACATCCATTCTTCAACGGACCGATCAAT AAAGTTGAAGAAGAGTGGGAAAAAAGAACACCATTTATGGATGAAGAGAGAGTCAGCTGGGTCTGGGCAAAAAGCTCTCAATCTTGTTCGCATT GTTTCAAAGCTtccaaatgaaaaagaaattatctatGGAGAATTGGATAAGTGGACTGCCTGGGAGACAGAATTCCCTGTTATTGCGACAGCAAAAGCTTTAGAAATTTTGCGAAAACGAAGACAATGGTTACGAATCATTCAA GTTACCAAGTGGTTGTTAAGCAAAGGTCAAGTACTCACAATGGGAACATATGACACATTGCTACTGGCATATGATATGGATGGAAGGATTGATGAGGCTGAGACTGTCTGGAATATGATCATTCAAACTCACACACGGTCAGTCTCGAAAAGGTTGTTTTCTAGGATGATCTCCTTGTACGACCATCACCACCTTCCAGATAAGATTTTGGAG GTATTTGCAGATATGGAGGAGCTGGGAGTGAAACCCGATGAAGATACTGTCAGGAGGATTGGAAGAGCATTTCACGAGTCAGGCCAACCAGACAAACAGAAGCTGGTTTTAGAGAAGTATCAGAAGAAATGGAAATACATTCATTTTAATGGGGAGCGTGCTAGAGTAAGGACAGCTGATTATTTGGTTGAATAA